Below is a window of Oryza brachyantha chromosome 10, ObraRS2, whole genome shotgun sequence DNA.
CATAactgcatattttttatatgcatagCTAGCTTGTAATACCTTGACCTTCTAAattcttgttttatttgacAGCTCTTGGCAATAGGAACCAATAACATCAAAACACGCTCATGAAAATTACATGGTTACATTAAACACAACTGTAGTTCCATACTTCTATTCTATATTCTGTACTCAATATATAAGTAATTTGTCTCCTGTACTTTTAGAGATTTTGCACTATTATGAACTTTTAATACTTTCCTGAGCAggtaacttatttttataaccaGGAAGAGCTGATGAGTTGCTCGAGGCATTAGAGGCAATGGCTAACGATGGTCAGACTATTGCACCCAGAGCAATGATCTTAAACAGAAAATATCGCACGTTGGTGAGCACCTGGATAGAACCGTTACAAGAAGAAGCAGATGTTGGTTTCGAAATTGATTATGTTGCCAGGTATGATTTTGAGAGGTTTATGTTCTTAATGTACAAGATGACATGTCAGCTTTTGTccatcacatattcacattTGCCAACAAAACTCCCTAATTATGTAATCTGTATTAGTTGTTTCATTCATACTATCTTTGTAGATATATTGAAGAAGGGGGTCTTACAGGTGAGCGCAAACGCTGGGTGCCTCGAAGAGGGAAAACTCCTTTAGATCCAGATGAATTTGGGTTTGCCTATTCAAACCCTATAGAGATATCGTTTAAACAGCGCTGCTTTGAGGAATTGAAGTTATATCATCGTAAACTCCTAATAACACTGAGGAATGAAGGCCCTGGTATATTAGGTGATGTTTCTGAAGATGATGTACGAAGAGTTGTTGAAAGACTAAAAAAGTTAGTTGTAGGGCCAAAGAAAAATGTTGTTAAGCCCAAGGCAGCTAGCAAAATGGTAGTATCTGAGCTGAAGACTGAGCTAGAGGCACAAGGGTTGCCTACAGATGGAACTAGGCAGGTACTTTACCAGCGGGTTCAAAAGGCTAGGAGAATCAATCGTTCACGTGGCATACCACTTTGGGTTCCTCCTGTGGAAGATGAGGAAGAGGTATGTAATTTGACAATATTTGCTGCATTATTCCTATCTGTTGTTGTTACTCCATGAGGGTGTTACCTGCAAGCCTGCTATTTTTTGCTGGATGTATTTAAGTATAACACTCCTGATAGGTTGATGAAGACATAGATGAATTGATCTCACGAATCAAGCTAGAAGATGGGAATACAGAGTTTTGGAAGCGTCGTTTTCTGGGAGAAACTCGAAATTATCTTTGTGAAGAAGATAATAATGAAGAAGATGCAGATTTAGATGATGAgttggatgatgatgatgatgacgatgacgaTGAAGATGATGCCacaaaaggagaagaagatgagatCGATGAGGAGGATGTTGTTGAACAAACAGAAAATCAAGCCAGAGATGAAACTAAGGACAAACCATCAAAAGGGCCCAAGCAATATCTTCAAATGTTAGGAGTCCAATTATTAAAGGATCTAGAAAAGACACCAGTTTCATCAAAGAAGTTAAAAAGGGTACCTGAGGTATGAAAGTGACATTTCATGTTACTAAGTACAGCTATGTGCAATCTATGTTTGTCTTGACTTCTTATGCACACCTTTTATGCAACTATGGCTATTCCCTGATTGATCTTTCTATTGCAAATTAATTTCCCCCATTTTTCTGAAACTTGCAATCATCtgaatttaatgtttcatGCCATGTTAACAACTATAAAATTCAATGCAAATGAACAGAATTTTGGTGCATATTGTATACTCCTACATCTGTACACTCCCATATAACttgaatgtattttttttgatgtttTGGAATATATCCTCTAGGAATTTTAGGCTATAGACTGTAGACAATCAATCACAAGAATAtctgtttattttctaaattttttacatCAGCTATATATTATGTTAAGTGCTAGTATTTCAGTACCGTTACATTTTTTGAGTCAATGTGCTGCCCTTGTAGATTGACGATGATGAAGATTGGTTTCCTGAAGATCCTATTGAAGCTTTTAAGGTTATGCGCGAGACAAGGTTGTTCGATGTGTCAGATATGTATACTACCGCAGATGCCTGGGGATGGACATGGGAAAGGgagattaaaaataagatgCCACGCAAGTGGTCACAAGAATGGGAGGTTGAGTTGGCTATCAAGATAATGCATAAGGTACTATATTGGTTTGGCATTGCACGTTGACTTTGTGTCTGTTTGGTTAACCATCCTCTCTTATGGAGCTGTAGATCACTGCATACTTTGGGATGCTGAATTTAGACTAGTTCCATTACTCGAATTATATTCAATTTACATTCCATTTGTTATTGTATTTCTAGGTTAGCCTATTATGACATGATACGTGTGTCTTAAGCTTTCACCAAaactttttatgtttgaacTCTGAATTGTGCCATGTCTGCTATGTTAACATTTAGGTAATAGAGCTTGGTGGGAACCCGACGATTGGAGATTGTGCCATTATATTGCGGGCTGCAATGAGAGCACCAATCCCATCTGCTTTTATGACAATATTGCAGACAACGCATAGCCTTGGCTATAAATTTGGAAGGTAACACTTTGGGctcaccatatatatatatatatatatatatatatatatatatatatatatatcttcacTAGTGCTTTTGTTGCTATATAAGTTTTGAGTTTGAAACCCATATAATGATGAAAGTTTTGAATCTATAATAAAacactataatttttaactcctaTGGCATATTTCCTATAGCTCTTGCTGCGCAGGATTAACTACAGTTCCTGATGCACATGACTGTGTAGGCTGCTGCATTGTTGCAATACTTAGCTTAAATTCTtgtatttaaacaaaattaaaagttcAGACTGTTCTTTATGATTTGATACATTGCTTACACCGTCAAACATGGTGCTTTACCTCTCTGCTTACAACCCACATCAACAGAGTTATCTGTAGTTTCTGAATTAAATTTATACGCAAAACTTGACAGCCTTAGacctttttttgttcttctgcaCTGGACTCAGCTCTCTGTACGACGAGGTGATCCTGCTGTGCCTTGATCTGGAGGAAATCGATGCAGCCATTGCAGTGGTAGCAGAAATGGAGACGAATGGAATCAAGGTACCCGACGAGACCTTGGACAAGGTGCTTGCTGCTAAACAGTCTGGAAACTCTGCACTCCAACCACCACCTGCAGAGGAAGAGGAGTAATCTGCTTAGAACAAGGAGCCCCTTTGCAGCTGTGAAGCTGGTGATCCAGCACCAGATTTGTCAGCTCCATTCCATGGATCATCGCCTTGAGCTTGCACGATCAACTTTGGCAGTGATGTATAATTACAAGCTCAGAAGATCTTACACGCAACATGCTTGTTACCCCATGCAATCATGCATCAGTCAGCCCCCTCCATTCGATACATTTGTAGACAAGACAAACCAGTTTTGATATATGAAATGGAACGTGCTCTTCTACTTGTTAATCCCACTACACTGATGTATCCTGCTTGGAATATGGGAATTGCATACATTCTAGTACAGGCTTGACCATTTCATACATCGTTTGAAGCTTTGTCGTCCGATAGGAATTTtgagggggtgattgtttggtatttttatgaaaatgtcaaacgttatatttacaaataaaaaatgatttataaataaaaattatatatatacgttcTTATTGATTTAGAAGtctaggaaaaaataaaatatgatgaaaaaaagaccaaaattaaatttaaaaatttaaattttcccttataaacataaacagaaacgaaaaaatGTTGCTGAAAGTTTTATACGGGAAAAAATAGTGTGCTCCAGATGAGACCTTTGTCTTGGCAAACATCATCTTTTCAATtaaataagcataagcaaaataacttattagcGTTTAGAAATTAACGTAATTACATTTTTACCTAAATGTTCTCAGCgatctaaaactaaaaataaaccatattGCTGTCAACCCAACAATTTGAATTAGGAAACAACCAATACCTGGCGATGCCAAAATTCGCATactttgcaaaatttgttAGAGTTGGATTCATTTGATTTGAATccttactaaaattttaccagTGGTTATAAAAACAGAAGTGTTTAGAATTACCAGATCTTAGTAATATTGCCTTGGCTAAATTTTGTTCGGATTATTACCCCACCAAAGTTTGATATTACGAAAATTTGATATCGCAGAATTTTGCCCAGGTTCAAATCGGCAACAAGCTAACGACTTGttcggtttggaggaattgTAAACATAGAAATACTAATCGTGGAGGATTAGAGAGTGTTTGTTTCTctctgacttttttttatctgtcacatcgaatgtttggacgctaattagaagtattaaatatatactattagtAAAAGTCACCCTATTctctagactatttcgcgagacgaatctattgagcctaattagtccatgattaatgaATGTAATGCTACCGTAAccatttgctaatcgtagattaattagtcttaaaaatttggctaatgaaataacctttatttatataattatttttgttatcagtctatatttaatacttataattaacgtcaaaacatccgatgtgatcaGGAAAAAAGTCCCTGGATCTAAACAACCACTTAGTAGTAATTCATATATACACCAATTCACAGAAAGAATTCCAAGATGCTGTAGTTGATGTAAATTTCCCtttgtttctctctctatatcACTCATAgtatatggattttttttggtttttctataCTTTCATTCCAACAAACCAAATAACAATCGTGCTTCCTTCCAACAAACCAAATAAcaatcatataaattattcGTTAGCTTGTATAATCTCTCTTGGAAATCTTAATTCTTTGGTCGGCCCGGCAAAAATATATTCgtttagaaattaaaattctTCATACAAAAAGACGAATGAGCCTTAGACCGGTCTGACTCATGCTGGGCCGGGTCTCGTTCAGACAACTTTGGACCGAAGCCCatcacggcgccgccgcccgcccgccgcgccttaaaaccctaaaccctagcgGATGCTTCTAGAGCCTCCTCGTCTCCTCTCCACTCCCCCCCTCAAatccccgcctcctctcccctctcctctctcctcctccccaaggaaaaaaagagagagagagaagggctTCGCAgctcgcctcctcgccgccggtagCTCCTCCCCTCGCGTCGGCTCCTACCCCGGTTACTCCGCCATGTACCGCGCGGCAGCCAGCCTCGCCTCCAAGGCTCGGTGAGTGCCTGTGCCTGCCTCTGCCCGCGCTTCGGCATGGTGCATTGCGATCTGAATTCTCGTGCTGTTTTATGGTGGTTGGTTGCTGACCTGTTCgccgtgtgtgtgtgtgcgtgtgtgctTTGTTGCTGTTGGTGCAGGCAAGCCGGGA
It encodes the following:
- the LOC102708836 gene encoding uncharacterized protein LOC102708836, with the translated sequence MATPSSPAPAPSPSPAPPASSAFPLTAATARFPRSTTRASALVERRRTRRRRLGEGAGGDRSAAAGAVEKGLRLAFLEQLAERARAADAAGVADAIYDMVAAGLSPGPRSFHGLVAAHVLAGDAEGAMQSLRRELSSGVRPLHETFVALVRVFAKKGLATRGMEILAAMERYKYDIRKAWLILVEELVKNNYLEDANTVFLKGTEGGLRGTDEIYDLLIEEDCKAGDHSNALTVAYKMEADGRMATTFHFNCLLSVQATCGIPEIAFATFENMEYGGEDYMKPDTESYNWVIQAFTRAKSYDRAADVAELLGMMVEDHKRIQPNARTYALLVECFTKYCMVNEAIRHFRALRRIPGGTKVLYNEGNCGDPLSLYLRSLCLDGRADELLEALEAMANDGQTIAPRAMILNRKYRTLVSTWIEPLQEEADVGFEIDYVARYIEEGGLTGERKRWVPRRGKTPLDPDEFGFAYSNPIEISFKQRCFEELKLYHRKLLITLRNEGPGILGDVSEDDVRRVVERLKKLVVGPKKNVVKPKAASKMVVSELKTELEAQGLPTDGTRQVLYQRVQKARRINRSRGIPLWVPPVEDEEEVDEDIDELISRIKLEDGNTEFWKRRFLGETRNYLCEEDNNEEDADLDDELDDDDDDDDDEDDATKGEEDEIDEEDVVEQTENQARDETKDKPSKGPKQYLQMLGVQLLKDLEKTPVSSKKLKRVPEIDDDEDWFPEDPIEAFKVMRETRLFDVSDMYTTADAWGWTWEREIKNKMPRKWSQEWEVELAIKIMHKVIELGGNPTIGDCAIILRAAMRAPIPSAFMTILQTTHSLGYKFGSSLYDEVILLCLDLEEIDAAIAVVAEMETNGIKVPDETLDKVLAAKQSGNSALQPPPAEEEE